Proteins encoded together in one Pseudomonas sp. Seg1 window:
- a CDS encoding DUF4398 domain-containing protein: MELKTMKNQTSFTHLRGLKLAALAIGTSFVLAGCAGNPPTEQYAVTQSAVNSAVSAGGTEFAAVEMKQAQDKLKQAEIAMHDKKYDEARRLSEQAEWDARVAERKAQAAKAELAVKDSQKGVQELRQESQRPVQ; the protein is encoded by the coding sequence ATGGAGTTGAAGACCATGAAAAACCAAACCTCGTTTACCCACCTGCGCGGTCTGAAACTGGCGGCCCTGGCAATCGGCACCAGCTTCGTACTGGCCGGTTGCGCCGGTAACCCACCAACCGAGCAGTACGCTGTGACCCAATCGGCGGTCAACAGTGCGGTCAGCGCCGGTGGTACCGAGTTCGCCGCAGTCGAGATGAAGCAAGCGCAGGACAAATTGAAACAAGCCGAAATCGCCATGCACGACAAGAAGTATGACGAGGCCCGTCGCCTGTCCGAACAGGCCGAGTGGGACGCTCGTGTAGCCGAACGCAAGGCTCAAGCCGCCAAGGCCGAACTGGCTGTGAAGGATTCCCAGAAAGGTGTTCAGGAACTGCGTCAGGAAAGTCAGCGCCCAGTGCAGTAA
- the prfB gene encoding peptide chain release factor 2 (programmed frameshift), whose amino-acid sequence MEINPILNTIKDLSERSETIRGYLDYDQKHERLTEVNRELEDPSVWNKPEYAQELGRERSALAQIVDTLDELNAGLADCRDLLDMAVEENDEGAVGDVVAELARLEENLAKLEFRRMFSHEMDPNNAYLDIQAGSGGTEAQDWANILLRMYLRWADKRGFDATIMELSAGEVAGIKGATVHIKGEYAFGWLRTEIGVHRLVRKSPFDSGNRRHTSFSAVFVSPEIDDKVEIEINPADLRIDTYRSSGAGGQHVNTTDSAVRITHVPTNTVVSCQNERSQHANKDTAMKMLRAKLYEQEMQKRNAASQALEDTKSDIGWGHQIRSYVLDASRIKDLRTNIERSDCDKVLDGDIDEYLEASLKSGL is encoded by the exons ATGGAAATCAATCCGATCCTGAACACCATCAAGGACCTGTCCGAGCGCTCCGAAACTATTCGGGGGTATCTT GACTACGATCAAAAGCATGAGCGTCTGACTGAAGTCAATCGCGAGCTTGAAGATCCGAGTGTCTGGAACAAACCTGAATACGCCCAGGAACTGGGCCGTGAGCGCTCGGCGCTGGCGCAGATCGTCGATACCCTCGACGAACTGAACGCCGGTCTGGCCGATTGCCGCGACTTGCTGGACATGGCCGTCGAAGAAAACGACGAAGGCGCAGTGGGCGATGTCGTCGCCGAACTGGCCCGTCTCGAGGAAAACCTCGCCAAGCTCGAATTCCGCCGCATGTTCAGCCATGAAATGGACCCGAACAACGCCTACCTGGACATCCAGGCCGGTTCCGGTGGCACCGAGGCCCAGGACTGGGCCAACATCCTGCTGCGCATGTACCTGCGCTGGGCTGACAAACGCGGTTTCGACGCGACCATCATGGAACTGTCGGCCGGTGAAGTCGCCGGTATCAAAGGCGCGACCGTGCACATCAAGGGCGAATACGCCTTTGGCTGGTTGCGCACCGAGATCGGCGTACACCGTCTGGTGCGCAAGAGTCCGTTCGACTCCGGCAACCGTCGTCACACCTCGTTCTCTGCGGTTTTCGTCTCGCCAGAGATCGACGACAAAGTGGAAATCGAAATCAACCCGGCAGACCTGCGGATCGACACCTATCGTTCCTCCGGTGCCGGTGGTCAGCACGTAAACACCACCGACTCGGCCGTACGTATCACCCACGTACCGACCAACACCGTGGTCAGCTGCCAGAACGAACGTTCCCAGCACGCCAACAAGGACACCGCCATGAAAATGCTGCGGGCCAAGTTGTACGAGCAGGAGATGCAGAAACGCAACGCGGCGTCCCAGGCGCTGGAAGACACCAAGTCCGACATCGGCTGGGGTCACCAGATCCGCTCGTACGTGCTTGATGCCTCGCGCATCAAGGATCTTCGCACCAACATCGAACGCAGCGACTGCGACAAGGTGCTCGATGGCGACATCGATGAGTACCTGGAAGCCAGCCTGAAATCGGGGCTTTAA
- the tssI gene encoding type VI secretion system tip protein TssI/VgrG, which produces MFSPANQASFFLDIEGFEHDLQVLEFTGKEAISQPFRFDLTLVSERPDLDLESLLHRLAFLGFDRHGSGIHGQIYSVGQGDSGKRLTQYQISLMPSLAWLGHRFEQKIFQKLSVPQIIAQVLESHGILRNGYRFALGTDYRPRDYCVQYDESCLHFLQRLCEEEGLHYHFEHSRAGHVLVFGDDQTVFPRLHRPTSYLQDSGMVADEQVINAFTLSFNTRPTAVTRRDYDFEKPLLQLESTAKDPSPLRLEDYGFPGQFTDREHGNQRARRALERHRSDYRQATGRSDQPMLLSGHFLSLTGHPRQEWNDLWLLTEVIHTAKQPQVLEESVTSIPSDGFSQGYRNTFLATPWDTPFRPSLVHRKKTITGYQSAVVCGPPGEEIHCDEYGRVRVQFPWDRDGDHNDHSSCWVRVASGWAHDRYGSVLIPRVGMEVLVSFYQGDPDNPLIVGCLPNGTNRPALDLPAEHTRSTFKTQSSPGGGGFNELRVEDRKGSEEISIRAQRDFVQHVLNDQRVQVDNQCSVVVGGNARHELHAEEQHITHGNRQTEIRQDDHLTVHGDRHIRTTNHRLSAQQQVHVSADQRIVIDGGTSVTIQAGGGWITINATGIFSSVPVEQGGAPMPLMAAAPVALDASEPPLPDTVSTALLKQLLGDEALIELCQMPNGGTPMDCPLSDCQCRKALGNGARS; this is translated from the coding sequence ATGTTCAGCCCTGCCAACCAAGCCTCTTTCTTCCTGGACATCGAGGGGTTCGAACACGACCTGCAGGTCCTTGAGTTCACTGGCAAGGAAGCTATCAGCCAGCCCTTTCGCTTTGATTTGACACTGGTCAGTGAACGCCCCGACCTCGACCTGGAAAGCCTTCTGCATCGTCTGGCCTTTCTCGGTTTTGACCGTCACGGCAGCGGCATTCATGGCCAGATCTACAGCGTCGGCCAGGGCGACTCCGGCAAACGCCTGACGCAATACCAGATCAGCCTGATGCCCAGCCTTGCCTGGCTGGGCCACCGTTTCGAGCAGAAAATATTCCAGAAACTCAGCGTGCCGCAGATCATCGCCCAGGTTCTGGAAAGCCACGGCATCCTGCGCAATGGCTATCGATTTGCCCTCGGTACGGACTACCGCCCACGAGACTATTGCGTCCAGTACGACGAGAGTTGCCTGCATTTCCTGCAGCGACTGTGCGAAGAAGAGGGCCTGCACTACCACTTCGAGCACAGCCGCGCGGGGCATGTGCTGGTGTTCGGCGATGATCAGACCGTCTTCCCCAGGCTGCACCGCCCCACCAGCTACCTTCAGGACAGCGGGATGGTCGCTGATGAGCAAGTGATCAACGCGTTCACCCTCTCGTTCAACACCCGCCCCACTGCCGTGACCCGTCGCGACTACGACTTTGAAAAGCCTTTGCTGCAACTGGAGAGCACTGCGAAAGATCCTTCGCCGTTGCGACTCGAAGACTACGGATTTCCCGGCCAATTCACCGACCGCGAACACGGCAATCAGCGCGCCCGACGAGCACTTGAACGGCACCGCAGCGATTATCGGCAAGCCACCGGACGCAGCGACCAGCCCATGTTGCTCAGTGGCCACTTCCTGTCCTTGACCGGCCACCCACGCCAGGAATGGAACGACCTGTGGTTGCTGACCGAAGTCATCCACACCGCGAAACAACCGCAAGTGCTTGAAGAGTCGGTTACCAGCATCCCGAGCGACGGCTTTTCCCAAGGCTACCGCAACACCTTTCTCGCGACCCCATGGGATACCCCTTTCCGCCCCTCGCTCGTGCACCGCAAAAAAACCATCACTGGCTACCAAAGCGCCGTGGTCTGCGGCCCGCCCGGCGAAGAAATCCACTGCGACGAATATGGCCGTGTCCGTGTTCAGTTCCCGTGGGACCGCGATGGCGACCACAACGATCATTCCAGTTGCTGGGTGCGCGTTGCCAGCGGCTGGGCTCACGACCGTTATGGCAGCGTGCTGATCCCCCGCGTCGGTATGGAAGTGCTCGTCAGTTTTTATCAGGGCGACCCGGATAACCCGTTGATCGTCGGCTGCCTGCCCAATGGCACCAATCGCCCTGCGCTCGACCTTCCCGCCGAACACACTCGCAGCACCTTCAAGACCCAAAGCAGCCCTGGTGGCGGAGGCTTCAACGAACTGCGCGTGGAAGATCGCAAGGGGTCCGAGGAAATTTCCATCCGCGCCCAACGCGATTTCGTCCAACACGTGCTGAACGACCAGCGGGTGCAAGTCGACAACCAGTGCAGCGTCGTAGTCGGCGGCAATGCCCGGCATGAACTGCACGCAGAAGAACAACACATCACCCACGGCAACCGACAGACGGAAATCAGACAAGACGACCACCTGACGGTGCATGGCGACCGGCATATTCGCACCACCAACCATCGGTTGAGCGCTCAACAGCAAGTCCACGTCAGCGCCGACCAGCGCATCGTTATCGACGGCGGCACCAGCGTCACGATTCAGGCCGGTGGCGGCTGGATCACGATCAATGCGACAGGCATTTTCAGCAGCGTGCCGGTTGAGCAAGGAGGGGCACCAATGCCGCTGATGGCGGCCGCACCGGTGGCGCTCGACGCGAGCGAACCACCTCTCCCCGACACCGTTTCAACCGCACTCCTCAAGCAACTGCTCGGCGACGAAGCGTTGATTGAACTGTGCCAGATGCCCAACGGCGGTACGCCGATGGACTGCCCGCTGAGCGACTGTCAATGCCGCAAAGCCTTGGGCAATGGAGCTCGCTCATGA
- a CDS encoding OmpA family protein — MRKQLMIPALLAASVALAACSTPPNPNLEQARTNYAGLQANPQASKVAALETKDASDYLDKADKAYLDKQDAAKVDQLAYLTNQRVEVAKQTIALRTAENNLKNAAAQRAQARLDARDQQIKQLQDSLNAKQTDRGTLVTFGDVLFATDRADLKSSGLVNINKLAQFLQENPDRKVIVEGYTDSTGTASHNQSLSERRANSVRTALVKMGVDPARIVTQGYGKEYPVAENGSASGRAMNRRVEVTISNDNQPVMPRSAVSSN; from the coding sequence ATGCGTAAGCAACTGATGATCCCCGCTCTCCTGGCTGCAAGCGTTGCCCTGGCTGCCTGCTCCACCCCGCCTAACCCGAATCTGGAACAGGCACGCACCAACTACGCCGGCCTGCAAGCCAACCCGCAAGCGAGCAAAGTAGCCGCTCTGGAAACCAAAGACGCCAGCGATTATCTGGACAAGGCCGACAAGGCTTATCTGGACAAGCAAGACGCCGCCAAGGTTGACCAACTGGCCTACCTGACGAACCAGCGTGTGGAAGTAGCCAAGCAGACCATCGCTCTGCGCACCGCTGAAAACAACCTGAAGAACGCCGCAGCGCAACGTGCCCAGGCCCGTCTGGACGCTCGTGATCAGCAGATCAAACAGCTGCAGGACAGCCTCAACGCCAAGCAGACCGATCGCGGTACGCTGGTGACTTTCGGTGACGTGCTGTTCGCCACCGACCGTGCCGACCTGAAATCCAGCGGTCTGGTGAACATCAACAAACTGGCGCAATTCCTCCAGGAAAACCCTGATCGCAAAGTGATCGTCGAGGGTTACACCGACAGCACCGGTACCGCCAGCCACAACCAGTCGCTGTCCGAGCGTCGCGCCAACTCCGTGCGCACTGCGCTGGTGAAAATGGGTGTTGATCCAGCGCGTATCGTCACTCAAGGCTACGGCAAGGAATATCCGGTTGCCGAGAATGGCAGCGCTTCGGGCCGTGCGATGAATCGTCGTGTGGAAGTGACCATTTCCAACGACAACCAGCCTGTGATGCCACGTTCGGCTGTCAGCTCGAACTAA
- the lysS gene encoding lysine--tRNA ligase, which produces MSDQQLDPQALQQEENSLIALRKEKLAAERAKGNAFPNDFRRENYCEELQKKYADKTKEELAEAAIPVKVAGRIMLNRGSFMVIQDMTGRIQVYVNRKTLSEETLAAVKTWDMGDIIAAVGTLARSGKGDLYVEMTEVRLLTKSLRPLPDKHHGLTDTEQRYRQRYVDLIVNEDVRQTFRVRSQVIAHIRSFLMKRDFLEVETPMLQTIPGGAAAKPFETHHNALDMEMFLRIAPELYLKRLVVGGFEKVFEINRNFRNEGVSTRHNPEFTMLEFYQAYADYEDNMDLTEELFRELAQLVLGSTDVPYGDKVFHFGEPFVRLSVFDSILKYNPELTADDLNDIDKARAIAKKAGAKVLGFEGLGKLQVMIFEELVEHKLEQPHFITQYPFEVSPLARRNDDNPNVTDRFELFIGGREIANAYSELNDAEDQAERFMAQVADKDAGDDEAMHYDADFVRALEYGMPPTAGEGIGIDRLVMLLTNSPSIRDVILFPHMRPQA; this is translated from the coding sequence ATGAGCGACCAACAACTCGATCCGCAAGCCCTGCAACAGGAAGAAAACTCCCTGATCGCCCTGCGCAAGGAAAAGCTTGCTGCCGAGCGCGCCAAGGGCAACGCTTTCCCGAACGACTTCCGCCGCGAAAACTACTGCGAAGAACTGCAGAAGAAGTACGCGGACAAGACCAAGGAAGAGCTGGCAGAGGCTGCAATCCCGGTCAAGGTTGCCGGTCGCATCATGCTCAACCGTGGCTCGTTCATGGTGATTCAGGACATGACCGGCCGCATCCAGGTCTACGTCAACCGTAAAACCCTGTCCGAAGAAACCCTGGCCGCGGTGAAAACCTGGGACATGGGCGACATCATTGCCGCCGTCGGCACCCTGGCCCGTTCCGGCAAAGGCGACCTGTACGTTGAAATGACCGAAGTGCGCCTGCTGACCAAGTCGCTGCGCCCACTTCCGGACAAGCACCACGGCCTGACCGACACCGAACAGCGCTACCGTCAGCGTTACGTTGACCTGATTGTCAACGAAGACGTGCGCCAGACATTCCGCGTGCGTTCGCAAGTGATCGCGCACATCCGCAGCTTCCTGATGAAGCGCGACTTCCTCGAAGTCGAAACGCCGATGCTGCAGACCATCCCGGGCGGCGCCGCAGCCAAACCGTTTGAAACCCACCACAACGCGCTGGACATGGAAATGTTCCTGCGTATCGCCCCCGAGCTGTACCTCAAGCGTCTGGTGGTAGGCGGTTTCGAGAAAGTGTTCGAGATCAACCGCAACTTCCGTAACGAAGGCGTTTCGACTCGTCACAACCCTGAATTCACCATGTTGGAGTTCTACCAGGCTTACGCCGACTACGAAGACAACATGGACCTGACCGAAGAACTGTTCCGCGAACTGGCGCAGCTGGTTCTGGGCAGCACCGACGTGCCGTACGGCGACAAGGTGTTCCACTTCGGCGAGCCGTTCGTGCGCCTGTCGGTGTTCGACTCGATCCTCAAGTACAACCCTGAGCTGACCGCCGATGACCTGAACGACATCGACAAGGCGCGCGCCATCGCCAAGAAGGCCGGCGCCAAGGTGCTGGGCTTCGAAGGTCTGGGCAAGCTGCAAGTGATGATTTTCGAAGAACTGGTCGAGCATAAACTCGAGCAGCCGCACTTCATCACTCAGTACCCGTTCGAAGTGTCGCCACTGGCCCGTCGCAACGATGACAACCCGAACGTCACCGACCGTTTCGAGCTGTTCATCGGCGGCCGTGAGATCGCCAACGCCTATTCCGAGTTGAACGACGCGGAAGACCAGGCCGAGCGCTTCATGGCGCAGGTGGCGGACAAGGACGCCGGCGACGACGAAGCCATGCACTACGACGCCGACTTCGTGCGCGCGCTGGAGTACGGCATGCCGCCAACTGCCGGTGAAGGTATCGGCATCGACCGTCTGGTGATGTTGCTGACCAACTCGCCGTCGATCCGCGATGTGATCCTGTTCCCGCACATGCGACCGCAAGCGTAA
- a CDS encoding TetR family transcriptional regulator translates to MVAIAQEGAAGIATAVAESVQYQGRKASRQGSEQRRQDILDAAMRIVVRDGVRAVRHRAVAAEAGVPLSATTYYFKDIDDLLTDTFAQYVERSAAYMAKLWINNEGLLREMVVSGDGSPESRSQLADDIARLMADYVHRQLVNRREHLMAEQAFRQEALLNPRLAILVRSHQQILLQGTCQLFQVLGSREPQQDAKVLTAIIGRMEYQGLLNDAEPLDEQDMLGILTRYMHLVLASV, encoded by the coding sequence ATGGTTGCAATCGCTCAAGAAGGTGCAGCGGGTATCGCCACTGCGGTCGCTGAAAGTGTTCAGTACCAGGGCCGTAAGGCCAGCCGACAGGGCAGCGAACAGCGTCGCCAGGATATTCTCGATGCGGCGATGCGCATCGTCGTGCGTGACGGTGTGCGCGCCGTGCGTCACCGCGCCGTGGCCGCCGAGGCCGGTGTGCCGCTGTCGGCGACCACGTACTACTTCAAGGACATCGATGACCTGCTCACCGATACCTTCGCTCAATACGTCGAACGCAGTGCGGCTTACATGGCCAAGCTGTGGATCAACAACGAAGGTCTGTTGCGTGAAATGGTCGTCAGCGGTGACGGCAGCCCCGAGTCGCGCTCACAACTGGCGGATGATATTGCGCGGCTGATGGCCGATTACGTGCATCGGCAACTGGTTAATCGTCGCGAGCATCTGATGGCCGAACAGGCCTTCCGTCAGGAAGCGCTGCTCAACCCGCGTCTGGCGATTCTGGTGCGCTCCCATCAGCAGATTCTGTTACAAGGCACCTGCCAGTTGTTCCAGGTATTGGGCTCGCGTGAACCGCAGCAGGATGCCAAGGTGTTGACGGCGATTATCGGACGGATGGAATATCAGGGCCTGCTCAACGACGCCGAGCCATTGGACGAACAAGACATGCTCGGCATTCTGACGCGGTATATGCACCTCGTACTCGCGTCAGTCTGA
- a CDS encoding alpha/beta hydrolase, with translation MRILGILCLLLTLSGCSSLLFYPEPGQIFTPEKAKLEYRTVTLTTADGLKLNAWWLPAKPGVEVKGTVLHLHGNGGNLPMHLGGSWWLPKNGYQVLLVDYRGYGLSEGEPSLPAIYQDIDAAFAWLDKAPEVKGKPLILLGQSLGGAMAVHWLVQHPERQKQLKALVLDGVPASYRSVGQYALSTSWLTWPFQVPLSWLVPDGDSAINSMPQLNGVPKLIFHSIDDPLVPLSNGIRLYQAAPPPRVLQLTRGGHVQTFGDPIWRQVMLRYLDDPEHFNGLRRLGEIPYYPTPPNAEDESPQ, from the coding sequence ATGAGAATCCTCGGCATTCTTTGCCTGCTCCTGACCCTCAGCGGTTGCAGTTCGCTGTTGTTCTACCCCGAGCCTGGGCAGATTTTCACCCCGGAAAAAGCCAAACTCGAATACCGCACCGTTACCCTGACAACGGCGGACGGTTTGAAGCTCAACGCCTGGTGGCTACCGGCCAAACCGGGTGTGGAAGTCAAAGGCACGGTCCTGCACCTGCACGGCAACGGCGGCAATTTGCCGATGCACTTGGGTGGCAGTTGGTGGTTGCCGAAAAACGGCTATCAAGTGCTGCTGGTGGACTATCGCGGTTATGGCTTGTCCGAGGGTGAGCCTAGCCTGCCGGCGATTTATCAGGACATCGACGCCGCGTTCGCCTGGCTCGACAAGGCCCCTGAGGTCAAAGGCAAGCCGTTGATCCTGCTCGGCCAAAGCCTTGGCGGCGCGATGGCCGTGCATTGGCTGGTGCAGCATCCAGAGCGGCAGAAGCAGCTCAAAGCCTTGGTCCTCGACGGCGTGCCCGCCAGTTACCGCAGCGTCGGCCAATATGCCCTTAGCACCTCGTGGCTGACCTGGCCGTTTCAGGTACCGCTGTCGTGGCTGGTGCCGGATGGCGACAGTGCGATCAACTCGATGCCGCAGCTCAATGGCGTGCCCAAACTGATCTTCCACAGCATCGATGATCCACTGGTGCCGCTTTCCAATGGCATCCGCTTGTATCAAGCTGCGCCGCCGCCGCGTGTGCTGCAATTGACCCGTGGCGGTCATGTGCAGACTTTCGGCGACCCGATCTGGCGCCAGGTGATGCTGCGTTACCTCGACGATCCCGAGCACTTCAACGGCTTGCGCCGCCTCGGCGAAATCCCCTATTACCCGACACCCCCGAATGCTGAAGACGAGAGTCCGCAATGA
- a CDS encoding flavohemoglobin expression-modulating QEGLA motif protein, with product MDDYQQSIRILSDRIVLAQTPIRVLDAVKWDENIRKGFLKGKGKEMPAVDRDYYLNRPLSFDSSKVKLEFQNIERDITRQLGQFNPVGQIMRRMCKEYRMVVRMLEARGTEDFGLISQELYGAASDAFHAGDPTLADLGLMMSDYLNNIDGRGDLKDEPKILTAKDAVHLLQTRLNKVFGEAEETIRVFESDGIVADAAAGADYIKIRTDALFNDRDVRALEVHEGLVHVGTTLNGLNQPICTFLSKGPPSSTVTQEGLAILMEIITFASYPSRLRKLTNRTRAIHMVEEGADFLQVFEFFREQGFEMAESYGNASRVFRGSTPTGLPFTKDLSYLKGFIMVYNYIQLAVRKGKLEQIPLLFCGKTTLEDMRTLRQLVDEGLVVPPKYLPDQFRDLNALSAWMCFSNFLNHLSLDRIEADYSNIL from the coding sequence GTGGACGATTACCAGCAGTCGATACGCATATTGTCTGATCGCATCGTGCTGGCGCAGACGCCGATCCGCGTCCTCGATGCCGTCAAGTGGGACGAGAACATCCGCAAGGGCTTTCTCAAGGGCAAGGGCAAGGAAATGCCGGCGGTGGATCGCGACTACTACCTCAATCGGCCGCTGTCGTTCGATTCAAGCAAGGTCAAACTGGAATTCCAGAACATCGAGCGCGACATCACCCGCCAACTCGGCCAGTTCAACCCGGTCGGCCAGATCATGCGGCGCATGTGCAAGGAATACCGCATGGTGGTGCGCATGCTCGAAGCGCGCGGCACCGAGGATTTCGGCCTGATCTCGCAAGAGCTGTACGGCGCCGCGTCCGATGCGTTTCACGCCGGTGATCCGACCCTGGCCGACCTCGGCCTGATGATGTCCGACTATCTGAACAACATCGATGGCCGTGGCGATCTGAAGGACGAGCCGAAAATCCTCACCGCCAAAGATGCCGTGCATCTGTTGCAAACCCGCCTGAACAAGGTGTTCGGCGAGGCCGAGGAAACCATCCGCGTGTTCGAGTCCGACGGCATCGTTGCCGACGCGGCGGCGGGCGCCGACTACATCAAGATCCGCACCGATGCGCTGTTCAACGACCGCGATGTGCGCGCGCTGGAGGTCCACGAAGGCCTGGTCCACGTCGGCACCACACTCAACGGTCTGAACCAGCCGATCTGCACCTTCCTGTCCAAGGGCCCGCCCTCGTCGACGGTGACTCAGGAAGGCTTGGCGATTCTGATGGAAATCATCACCTTCGCCTCCTACCCGAGCCGCTTGCGCAAACTGACCAACCGTACCCGCGCCATCCACATGGTCGAGGAGGGCGCGGACTTCTTGCAGGTGTTCGAGTTCTTCCGCGAACAGGGCTTCGAAATGGCGGAAAGCTACGGCAACGCCAGTCGGGTTTTCCGTGGATCGACGCCGACCGGTCTGCCATTCACCAAAGACTTGTCCTACCTCAAGGGCTTCATCATGGTTTACAACTACATTCAGTTGGCCGTGCGTAAGGGCAAGCTTGAGCAGATCCCGCTGTTGTTCTGCGGCAAGACCACGCTGGAAGACATGCGTACCCTGCGTCAGTTGGTCGATGAGGGGCTTGTCGTGCCGCCGAAGTATCTGCCGGACCAGTTCCGCGACCTGAACGCGTTGTCGGCGTGGATGTGTTTCTCCAACTTCCTCAACCATTTGAGCCTGGACCGGATCGAAGCGGATTACTCCAATATCCTTTAA